A single window of Loxodonta africana isolate mLoxAfr1 chromosome 26, mLoxAfr1.hap2, whole genome shotgun sequence DNA harbors:
- the B3GNT2 gene encoding N-acetyllactosaminide beta-1,3-N-acetylglucosaminyltransferase 2, which translates to MSVGRRRIKLLGILMMVNAFIYLIVEVSKSNSQEKNGKGEVIIPKEKFWKISSPPVAYWNREQEKLNKRYNPILSMLGNQTGEGYGFSNISHLNYCEPDLTVTSVVTGFNNLPDRFKDFLLYLRCRNYSLIIDQPDKCAKKPFLLLAIKSLTPHFARRQAIRESWGRETNAGNQTVVRVFLLGQTPPEDNHPDLSDMLKFESEKHQDILMWNYRDTFFNLSLKEVLFLRWVSTSCPNAEFVFKGDDDVFVNTHHILNYLNSLSKNKAKDLFIGDVIHNAGPHRDKKLKYYIPEVVYSGVYPPYAGGGGFLYSGHLALRLYNITDRVHLYPIDDVYTGMCLQKLGLVPEKHKGFRTFDIEEKNKNNICSYVDLMLVHSRKPQEMIDIWSRLQSAHLKC; encoded by the coding sequence ATGAGTGTTGGACGTCGAAGGATAAAGTTGTTGGGTATCCTGATGATGGTAAATGCCTTCATTTATTTGATTGTGGAAGTCTCCAAAAGCAATAGCCAAGAAAAAAATGGGAAGGGGGAAGTAATAATACCCAAAGAAAAGTTCTGGAAGATATCCAGCCCTCCTGTGGCGTACTGGAACCGAGAGCAAGAAAAACTGAACAAGCGGTACAATCCCATTTTGAGCATGTTGGGCAACCAGACAGGTGAAGGGTACGGGTTTTCCAATATAAGCCATCTGAACTATTGCGAGCCTGACCTGACGGTGACATCAGTAGTAACAGGTTTTAACAATTTGCCGGACAGATTTAAAGACTTTCTGCTCTATTTGAGATGTCGAAATTATTCATTGATTATAGATCAACCGGATAAGTGTGCAAAGAAACCCTTCTTATTGCTGGCAATTAAGTCCCTTACCCCACATTTTGCTAGAAGGCAAGCCATTCGAGAATCTTGGGGCAGAGAAACCAATGCAGGGAACCAAACGGTGGTGCGAGTCTTCTTGCTGGGCCAGACCCCACCAGAGGACAACCATCCTGACCTTTCAGATATGCTGAAATTTGAGAGTGAGAAGCACCAAGATATTCTTATGTGGAACTACCGGGACACTTTCTTCAACTTGTCTCTGAAGGAAGTGCTGTTCCTCAGGTGGGTGAGCACTTCCTGCCCGAATGCGGAGTTTGTTTTCAAGGGCGACGATGATGTCTTTGTGAACACCCATCACATCCTGAATTACTTGAATAGCTTATCAAAGAACAAAGCCAAAGATTTGTTTATAGGTGATGTGATCCACAATGCTGGACCTCATCGGGATAAGAAACTGAAGTACTACATCCCAGAAGTTGTTTACTCTGGCGTCTACCCACCTTACGCGGGGGGAGGTGGCTTCCTCTACTCCGGCCACCTGGCCCTGAGGCTGTACAATATAACTGACCGGGTCCATCTCTACCCCATTGACGACGTTTATACTGGAATGTGCCTTCAGAAACTTGGCCTCGTTCCAGAGAAACACAAAGGCTTCAGAACATTTGatatagaagagaaaaataagaataatatttGTTCCTATGTAGACCTGATGTTAGTACATAGTAGAAAACCCCAAGAGATGATTGATATTTGGTCTCGGTTACAGAGTGctcatttaaaatgttaa